In a genomic window of Nodularia sp. LEGE 06071:
- a CDS encoding peptidylprolyl isomerase → MTAVLESGNIWQQAATNLNQSTTAEILQLLEKYQMLPALIKEVVLDQAIAQISCTPDEEKIAREKLAQHYQITSDDARQRWLEQNNLSVEQFNAIAIRQFKIEKFKHLTWGNDIESYYSQRKPQLDRVVYSLIRTNDIGIAQEIYFRLQAGEQTFAELAREYSQGTEAQTNGLIGPVELQTIHPALAKMLASSQPKQLLPPTQLENWIVIVRLEKLLLAQLDNSLRQRLLNERFHSWLQAQMTAQH, encoded by the coding sequence ATGACAGCAGTTCTAGAATCAGGCAATATCTGGCAACAAGCAGCGACTAATCTCAATCAGTCAACGACCGCAGAAATCTTGCAATTGCTGGAAAAATACCAAATGTTGCCAGCGCTGATCAAAGAAGTAGTGCTAGACCAAGCGATCGCACAAATTTCATGTACACCAGACGAAGAGAAAATTGCCCGTGAAAAGCTAGCCCAACATTATCAAATCACCTCCGATGATGCGCGTCAGCGTTGGTTAGAGCAAAATAATCTGAGTGTAGAACAGTTCAATGCGATCGCCATCCGCCAATTTAAAATCGAAAAATTCAAGCACCTGACGTGGGGAAACGATATAGAATCCTATTATTCACAGCGCAAACCCCAACTAGATCGAGTCGTCTATTCTCTAATCAGAACAAATGACATTGGGATTGCTCAAGAAATCTATTTTCGCCTCCAAGCCGGAGAACAAACTTTCGCCGAACTAGCACGAGAATATTCTCAAGGAACCGAAGCACAGACAAATGGTCTCATCGGTCCCGTAGAATTGCAAACTATCCATCCAGCATTAGCAAAGATGTTAGCTAGTAGCCAGCCAAAGCAACTCTTACCACCAACTCAATTAGAAAACTGGATAGTCATAGTCCGCCTAGAGAAATTGTTGCTCGCACAGTTAGATAATTCACTGCGTCAACGCTTACTGAATGAACGCTTTCATAGTTGGCTACAAGCACAAATGACAGCCCAACATTGA
- a CDS encoding peptidase domain-containing ABC transporter, whose translation MTYITNSFQEFISNLEGFEHLPTEEITHLSPQLQALRYRIGQKIIGKERLSEQITILYEGKVRLLGYHPQTQTPTTLKLLQPGAIIGEISLLREVACETAIASTEVICLNLSKTEYLRLLTSYPDFSNTRLNRSHLIEVYDVLASQVEKQANAVLNFTELAEQALSRAKIYYLNPGITPAIQLDRENIWFLSGGNSVKNFPPGSRLELTDTLEIKEPNRARLIGLSPKDLSFLDSHQVETTVKHTQPTITDDLEIPYASDQEIPQPEPSADKAPRKRQSYPFFKGKGELNTISACFQMLSKHLQIPFRREVIRRILTEQIKRQGTISFPACAYIAELIGLKSQLIDLPIAAITRIPTPALIYYDHSYAVLYETGANTIVAGVPSQGIVRCKPAEFVAKLDIDENNLPPQVKVLLLAATKETPQERFGIQWFIPFLSKHRRVLIEVFIASFFVQLAQLANPLVIQLIIDKVIVQNSISTLNVLGVLLLVVGIFEALLTTLRTYLFVDTTNRIDMGLGSQIIDHLLRLPLRYFERRPVGELATRINELENIRQFLTGTALTVVLDAVFSIIYIVVMLFYSWQLTLVGLGTIPIFIILTLIASPTISKQLRTKAERNAHTQSYLVEVMSGIQTVKAQNIELQSRFSWQKRYAQYVAAGFKTVITSTLANSTSSFLNKLSALLVLWLGSYLVLQGELTLGELIAFRIISGYVTSPILRLAQLWQSFQETALSLERLSDIVDTPQEGEEDRDNIPLPAISGGVKFENVSFRFATSGPLQLSNVNLEIPSGKFIGIVGQSGSGKSTLMKLLLRLYEVESGRILIDNYDISKVELYSLRRQVGVVPQETLLFDGTVQENIALTNPDSTTDEIIAAARIAVAHDFIMSLPNGYNTRVGERGAGLSGGQRQRIAIARSILQRPQLLVLDEATSALDYPTERQVCLNLAKAFQGNTVFFITHRLNTVSHADMIVVMDNGRVIEQGSHQELMAAKGHYFYLYQQQEVNL comes from the coding sequence ATGACTTATATTACAAATTCCTTCCAAGAATTCATTTCAAACCTAGAAGGGTTTGAGCATCTACCGACTGAAGAGATAACTCATCTTTCCCCACAACTACAAGCTTTGCGCTACCGCATAGGACAAAAAATCATCGGGAAAGAAAGACTCAGCGAACAAATTACCATACTTTACGAAGGAAAAGTTCGGTTGTTGGGATATCATCCCCAAACGCAAACACCTACAACATTAAAATTATTGCAACCAGGCGCAATCATCGGTGAGATTAGTCTACTACGGGAAGTTGCCTGTGAAACTGCGATCGCATCCACCGAAGTCATCTGTCTCAACTTGAGTAAAACCGAATATTTGCGCCTCCTGACTTCCTACCCAGACTTTAGCAACACACGCTTAAACCGCAGTCATTTAATAGAAGTATATGATGTTCTGGCTTCACAAGTAGAAAAGCAAGCCAACGCCGTCCTAAATTTTACAGAACTCGCGGAACAAGCCTTATCCAGAGCCAAAATATATTACCTGAATCCAGGAATCACCCCAGCCATCCAACTAGATAGAGAAAATATCTGGTTTCTCAGTGGCGGTAATTCAGTCAAAAATTTTCCTCCAGGTTCCCGCTTAGAATTAACAGACACACTGGAAATTAAAGAACCAAATCGCGCACGTTTAATAGGTTTATCTCCTAAAGACTTATCATTTTTAGATAGTCATCAAGTGGAGACGACGGTAAAACATACCCAACCCACTATCACCGATGACCTAGAGATTCCCTACGCCTCAGACCAAGAAATTCCCCAGCCAGAACCATCTGCCGACAAAGCGCCCCGAAAACGTCAAAGTTACCCATTCTTTAAAGGTAAAGGCGAATTAAATACCATCTCCGCCTGTTTTCAAATGCTCTCGAAACACCTACAGATTCCCTTTCGCCGGGAGGTGATTCGTCGCATCTTAACTGAACAAATCAAACGCCAAGGGACTATATCCTTTCCCGCTTGTGCTTACATAGCAGAATTAATCGGACTCAAATCCCAGTTAATAGACCTACCTATAGCCGCAATTACGCGCATTCCCACACCAGCACTCATTTATTATGATCATAGTTATGCTGTTTTATATGAAACAGGAGCTAATACTATTGTTGCAGGTGTGCCATCTCAAGGAATTGTCCGTTGCAAACCTGCTGAATTTGTCGCCAAATTAGATATTGATGAAAACAATTTACCTCCCCAGGTAAAAGTTTTATTGCTAGCTGCTACAAAAGAAACACCCCAAGAACGCTTTGGTATCCAATGGTTTATTCCTTTTCTGTCAAAGCATCGGCGAGTTCTCATAGAAGTTTTTATTGCTTCATTTTTTGTCCAGTTAGCCCAATTAGCTAATCCCCTCGTCATTCAGTTAATTATTGACAAAGTTATCGTTCAAAATAGCATTAGTACCCTAAATGTTTTAGGAGTATTGCTCTTAGTAGTCGGTATATTTGAAGCCTTATTGACCACATTAAGAACCTACTTATTTGTCGATACAACCAACCGCATTGATATGGGTTTGGGGTCACAAATTATCGACCACTTACTACGTCTACCACTGCGCTATTTTGAACGCCGACCAGTAGGTGAACTAGCCACTCGCATCAACGAACTAGAGAACATTCGCCAATTTCTCACTGGTACTGCCTTAACAGTGGTCTTAGATGCCGTATTTTCGATAATTTATATTGTCGTCATGCTGTTTTATAGTTGGCAGTTAACCTTGGTAGGTTTAGGAACAATACCGATATTTATTATTCTCACATTAATTGCTTCCCCCACAATTAGCAAACAACTACGCACAAAGGCTGAACGCAACGCCCATACTCAATCCTATTTAGTTGAGGTAATGTCAGGAATTCAAACAGTAAAAGCGCAAAATATTGAATTACAATCGCGTTTTTCCTGGCAAAAGCGTTATGCTCAGTATGTAGCGGCTGGTTTTAAAACCGTGATTACTTCCACACTAGCTAATTCTACCAGTAGTTTTCTGAATAAACTGAGTGCATTGCTAGTTTTGTGGTTAGGTTCTTATTTAGTCCTCCAAGGAGAATTAACCCTGGGTGAATTAATCGCTTTTAGAATTATCTCAGGTTACGTCACCAGCCCCATATTACGATTAGCTCAACTCTGGCAAAGTTTCCAAGAAACTGCATTATCCCTGGAACGTTTAAGCGATATTGTCGATACACCACAAGAAGGTGAAGAAGACCGCGACAATATTCCCTTACCTGCAATTTCTGGAGGCGTAAAATTTGAAAATGTTTCCTTCCGATTTGCGACTAGCGGACCCTTACAACTTTCCAACGTTAATCTCGAAATTCCATCGGGCAAATTTATTGGGATTGTCGGACAAAGTGGTTCCGGTAAAAGTACATTAATGAAATTACTGCTGAGATTGTACGAAGTGGAATCAGGCAGAATTTTAATTGATAATTACGATATTTCCAAAGTCGAACTTTACTCGCTGCGGCGACAGGTGGGTGTAGTTCCCCAAGAAACACTCTTATTTGATGGAACTGTTCAGGAAAATATTGCTTTAACGAACCCTGATTCCACAACAGATGAAATTATTGCAGCTGCGCGCATTGCTGTGGCGCACGATTTTATTATGTCCTTACCCAACGGTTACAATACACGCGTCGGAGAACGCGGTGCGGGACTTTCAGGAGGACAAAGACAAAGAATTGCGATCGCACGATCTATTCTACAACGACCACAACTATTAGTTTTAGACGAAGCCACCAGCGCCCTCGACTATCCCACAGAGCGACAAGTTTGTTTAAATTTAGCTAAAGCCTTTCAAGGTAACACAGTCTTCTTTATTACCCACCGCCTGAACACTGTCAGCCATGCAGATATGATAGTCGTCATGGATAATGGCAGAGTTATAGAACAAGGAAGCCATCAAGAATTAATGGCTGCTAAAGGTCATTATTTCTATCTTTATCAGCAACAAGAAGTGAATTTGTAA
- a CDS encoding HlyD family efflux transporter periplasmic adaptor subunit, with translation MTQLNGQSNGHNGNGKAKNGVKPDARVLTSLAKAPDQPFANADYTNFEQSVVLRQSPIWSRTIMMTLIGLACFGIIWANFAKIEQVVPATGQLKPEGTVKEVQAPVNGVVKSVHVKDGEKVKPGDLLLTFETVATVAELDSLNNVRTALLEENQIYRRLMANSYTTASEVEFSGGKLPINAEFLLKSRTALVKENELLRAELSNVNTVAGLGVDEQKRLQFAQREFDSRSAGRQLEVEKTKKELAQIQVRKNNTKSSLAIQQGILDKIKVLAEEGGISQLQYLNQQQQVQTLTAEIAQLDEEQQRLQFGIEQGQQEHKNTVAASGKNVLEKIADNKKRIAEIDSQFMRIVLSNEQNLADLNSKISQAKLNFEYQELRAPVAGTIFDLQAKNPGFVANASQIVLQIVPDDKFMAEVFITNQDIGFVREGMHTDVRIDSFPFSQFGDIKGQVVSIGSDALPPDETYRFYRFPATISLDEQYLDINGRNISLQSGMSIVANIKVREERTVMSLFTEMFTKQVDSLKEVR, from the coding sequence ATGACTCAACTTAATGGACAGAGCAACGGTCATAATGGCAACGGTAAGGCAAAAAACGGTGTCAAACCAGATGCGCGGGTACTCACATCTTTAGCTAAGGCTCCTGATCAGCCTTTTGCCAATGCCGACTATACTAATTTTGAGCAATCAGTTGTGTTACGCCAATCTCCAATTTGGTCACGCACAATTATGATGACCTTAATAGGGCTAGCTTGTTTTGGCATTATTTGGGCTAACTTCGCCAAAATTGAACAAGTAGTTCCTGCTACAGGACAACTCAAACCAGAAGGAACAGTCAAAGAAGTTCAAGCTCCTGTGAATGGAGTCGTAAAATCTGTTCATGTCAAAGATGGAGAAAAAGTCAAGCCAGGAGACTTGCTACTAACCTTTGAAACCGTTGCTACCGTTGCCGAATTAGATTCTTTAAATAATGTTCGCACGGCGTTATTAGAAGAGAATCAAATTTATCGCCGATTAATGGCAAATAGTTATACAACAGCATCTGAAGTAGAATTTTCAGGTGGTAAACTACCAATAAATGCCGAATTTCTGTTAAAAAGTAGGACAGCGCTAGTTAAAGAAAATGAATTGTTACGTGCTGAATTGAGCAACGTGAATACAGTTGCAGGTTTAGGAGTGGATGAACAAAAACGTTTACAATTTGCTCAAAGAGAATTTGATTCTCGTTCGGCTGGAAGACAGTTAGAAGTGGAGAAAACTAAGAAAGAACTTGCTCAAATACAAGTCAGAAAGAATAATACTAAATCTAGTCTAGCTATTCAGCAGGGTATATTAGACAAAATTAAAGTTCTTGCCGAGGAAGGTGGTATTTCTCAGCTTCAATATCTCAATCAGCAACAACAAGTGCAAACCCTCACAGCCGAAATAGCGCAATTAGATGAGGAACAGCAACGTCTCCAGTTTGGAATTGAGCAAGGACAGCAGGAACATAAAAATACTGTGGCTGCTTCTGGTAAAAATGTCTTAGAAAAAATAGCTGATAATAAAAAACGGATTGCAGAAATTGATAGCCAATTCATGAGAATTGTGTTAAGTAATGAACAAAATTTGGCAGATTTAAATAGTAAAATTTCTCAAGCCAAGTTAAACTTTGAATATCAAGAATTGCGCGCGCCTGTAGCCGGAACAATTTTTGACTTACAAGCCAAAAACCCAGGTTTTGTCGCTAATGCTAGTCAAATAGTTTTACAAATTGTCCCTGATGATAAATTTATGGCTGAGGTTTTTATTACCAATCAAGATATTGGTTTTGTGCGGGAAGGAATGCATACGGATGTGAGAATTGATTCTTTTCCTTTCAGCCAGTTTGGGGATATTAAAGGACAAGTAGTTAGCATAGGCTCAGATGCTCTACCACCAGACGAAACATATCGATTTTATAGATTTCCCGCCACAATTAGTTTGGATGAACAATATTTAGATATTAATGGCAGAAATATCTCCTTACAGTCAGGAATGTCTATTGTCGCTAATATTAAGGTCCGGGAAGAACGTACTGTCATGAGTCTCTTTACCGAAATGTTTACTAAACAAGTTGATAGTTTGAAAGAAGTCCGTTAA
- a CDS encoding glycoside hydrolase, which translates to MSHPLHIAFIWHQHQPLYKSPNRGVSLSTSQHYQLPWVRLHGTKDYLDLILILEKYPKLHQTVNLVPSLILQLEDYIAGTAFDPYLTASLTPDAQITQAQKEFIIQHFFDANHHTLIDPHPRYAELYYQRQEKGQAWCLANWELPDYSDLLAWHNLAWIDPLFWDDPEIAAWLKQGRNFTLSDRQRIYSKQRQILGRIIPQHRKMQASGQLEVTTTPYTHPILPLLADTNSGQIAVPSMTLPHQRFQWVEDIPRHLRKAWELYTDRFGQEPRGLWPSEQSVSPEILPYIIKQGFKWICSDEAVLGWSLKHFFHRDGAGNVEKPELLYRPYRLETPAGDLSIVFRDHRLSDLIGFTYGAMPAKEAAADLVGHLQAIAKMQRESDSEQPWLVTIALDGENCWEYYPQDGKPFLEALYQSLSNEPHLKLVTVSEFIQEFPATATIPGEQLHSGSWVDGSFTTWIGDPAKNRAWDYLTHARETLAKHPEATEETNPAAWESLYAAEGSDWFWWFGEGHSSNQDAIFDQLFREHLLGIYHALNEPAPSYLRQPLEVHESRANHRPEGFIHPAIDGKGDEQDWDKAGRIEIGGARGTMHNSSVIQRLWYGVDHLNFYVRVDFKNGVVPGRDLPQELNLLWFYPDRTMHNSPIPIADVPDIAPLNYHYHHHLEINLLTQSIQFHEAGEHYQWHSRVSRAQVALNNCLEIAVPWADLQISPDYPLRLALVLADEEHFRDYLPENSLIPIEVP; encoded by the coding sequence ATGTCTCATCCATTACATATCGCCTTTATCTGGCATCAACACCAACCTCTGTACAAGTCCCCTAACAGAGGTGTTTCACTTTCTACTAGTCAGCATTACCAATTGCCTTGGGTACGATTGCATGGAACCAAGGATTATTTAGATTTAATATTAATTCTGGAAAAGTATCCGAAGTTACACCAGACCGTAAATTTAGTTCCGTCCCTGATATTACAACTGGAAGATTATATTGCCGGGACGGCTTTTGACCCGTATCTCACGGCTAGTTTGACACCAGATGCTCAAATAACTCAGGCACAAAAAGAATTTATTATCCAACACTTTTTTGATGCCAATCACCATACTTTGATTGATCCCCATCCCCGCTATGCCGAGTTGTATTACCAAAGACAGGAAAAAGGGCAGGCTTGGTGTTTGGCTAATTGGGAATTGCCAGATTACAGCGATTTACTGGCTTGGCACAATTTGGCGTGGATTGATCCTTTATTTTGGGATGACCCGGAAATTGCCGCTTGGTTAAAACAAGGTCGAAATTTTACTTTAAGCGATCGCCAGCGCATCTATTCCAAACAGCGCCAAATTCTGGGTCGCATTATTCCCCAACACCGGAAAATGCAAGCATCCGGGCAGCTAGAGGTTACCACCACGCCTTACACTCACCCGATTTTGCCCTTACTAGCTGATACCAACTCCGGGCAAATAGCAGTGCCTTCGATGACACTACCTCACCAGCGGTTTCAGTGGGTAGAAGACATTCCCCGTCACTTGCGTAAAGCTTGGGAATTATATACGGATCGTTTTGGGCAAGAACCACGGGGTTTATGGCCTTCAGAACAATCAGTCAGCCCGGAAATTCTGCCCTATATTATTAAACAAGGCTTTAAGTGGATTTGCTCAGATGAAGCGGTTTTGGGGTGGTCTTTGAAACACTTCTTTCATCGGGATGGGGCAGGGAACGTCGAGAAACCAGAATTATTATACAGACCCTATCGCTTAGAAACTCCCGCCGGTGATTTATCTATTGTCTTTCGTGACCACAGATTATCAGATTTGATTGGCTTTACCTACGGTGCAATGCCGGCCAAAGAGGCAGCAGCTGACTTAGTGGGACACCTGCAAGCGATCGCTAAAATGCAAAGAGAAAGCGACAGCGAACAACCTTGGCTAGTCACCATTGCCTTAGACGGCGAAAACTGCTGGGAGTATTATCCCCAAGACGGCAAACCCTTCTTAGAAGCGTTGTATCAAAGCTTAAGTAACGAACCCCATCTGAAACTCGTCACAGTTTCCGAATTTATTCAAGAATTTCCCGCCACTGCAACCATTCCCGGAGAACAGCTACATAGTGGTTCTTGGGTAGATGGTAGCTTCACCACCTGGATAGGAGATCCCGCCAAAAATCGCGCCTGGGACTACCTCACCCACGCCAGGGAAACACTAGCAAAACATCCCGAAGCCACCGAAGAAACTAACCCAGCCGCCTGGGAATCTTTATACGCCGCCGAGGGTTCCGATTGGTTCTGGTGGTTTGGTGAAGGACATTCTTCAAACCAGGATGCCATCTTCGACCAATTATTTAGGGAACATTTGTTAGGAATTTACCACGCCTTAAATGAACCCGCACCATCTTATCTCAGACAACCATTAGAAGTTCATGAATCACGAGCAAACCATCGGCCAGAAGGGTTTATTCATCCCGCCATTGATGGTAAGGGTGATGAACAGGACTGGGACAAAGCCGGACGCATAGAAATCGGCGGGGCGCGGGGAACCATGCATAATAGCAGCGTCATTCAGCGACTCTGGTATGGGGTAGATCACCTGAATTTCTATGTGCGGGTGGACTTTAAAAATGGTGTTGTCCCTGGACGAGATTTACCACAAGAGTTAAATTTGTTGTGGTTCTATCCCGATAGGACAATGCACAATAGCCCCATTCCCATCGCAGATGTGCCAGACATCGCGCCACTTAATTACCACTACCACCACCATCTAGAAATTAATTTACTCACGCAATCAATCCAGTTTCACGAAGCTGGAGAACATTATCAATGGCATTCCCGTGTTAGCCGCGCTCAAGTCGCTTTAAATAACTGTTTAGAAATTGCAGTCCCGTGGGCTGATTTGCAAATCTCGCCAGATTATCCCCTGCGTCTAGCTTTAGTTCTAGCGGATGAAGAACATTTCCGCGACTATTTGCCAGAAAACAGTTTGATTCCCATTGAAGTTCCTTAA
- a CDS encoding NifU family protein produces MELTIENVETVLDEMRPYLMSDGGNVELVELDGPIVKLRLQGACGSCPSSAMTLRMGIERRLKELIPEIAEIEQII; encoded by the coding sequence ATGGAATTGACAATTGAAAACGTCGAAACAGTCTTAGATGAAATGCGCCCTTACCTGATGTCTGATGGCGGTAACGTGGAACTTGTCGAACTTGATGGTCCGATTGTAAAACTGCGCTTACAAGGTGCTTGTGGTTCTTGCCCTAGTTCCGCAATGACCTTGAGAATGGGTATTGAACGTCGCCTCAAGGAACTTATTCCGGAAATCGCCGAAATTGAGCAAATAATCTAG
- a CDS encoding sensor histidine kinase has translation MTITANSQLPNLFPQNLDYSTNKTDGSLPTLGSELVYTQDGAGRYLTFYWQHSELLGLNPKQIVNQCKEDKVFVPVDNGAYLERLHQILNTLVPEKLQCWFSYRQELFELELVISPVMPPLGTVATTVLVMGRLLQSIPHTQEVKAKPQELTQVELALSLLRHAGRTQQYQKLVNKITRNIRRTLDLDVIWQKTVDSLGKALRLERCIICPYQPSSSRVRVIAEYHQPERASMLGLEIDVTSEPAFAEALETLEPIVMEVSGYNLCHQHKVLVVATCYQDQANGLIAISLRDEIDPLTDAELELAKEFADQLGTAIAHATLYKELEAARQKAEAASRLKSEFLANVSHEIRTPLNGMIGFLKLILEGMADDPEEQHQFIWEAHHLSIHLLNIINDILDIAKIEAGKMELVCSPVKLDELFEDVENFLRPLAESRNLSFRIDKLPTSDEIIVQGNYQRLLQVMLNLANNAIKFTHEGGITVSADLVLKKAQFQDQQFPGMVRVRVADTGIGVSLDKQDKLFQLFSQVDGSRTRQYGGTGLGLAISQKLIEAMGGEVHFYSLGEGLGSTVTFTVPLYQQPVLVSANDLD, from the coding sequence ATGACTATTACTGCTAACTCCCAATTGCCGAACTTATTTCCCCAAAATCTGGACTACTCGACTAATAAAACCGATGGCTCCTTGCCAACTCTAGGTTCCGAGTTGGTGTACACGCAAGATGGGGCGGGGCGCTACCTGACATTTTATTGGCAGCATAGCGAACTGTTAGGATTAAATCCCAAGCAAATAGTTAATCAGTGCAAAGAGGACAAAGTTTTTGTTCCTGTAGACAATGGTGCTTATTTAGAACGGTTGCACCAGATTTTAAATACTTTGGTCCCGGAGAAGTTGCAATGCTGGTTTAGCTACCGCCAAGAATTGTTTGAGTTGGAGTTGGTAATTTCTCCGGTAATGCCGCCATTAGGAACCGTTGCCACTACAGTTTTAGTTATGGGACGGTTATTGCAATCTATACCCCACACACAAGAAGTTAAGGCGAAACCACAAGAACTTACACAGGTAGAATTGGCTTTAAGTTTACTGCGTCATGCGGGACGAACGCAGCAATATCAGAAATTGGTAAATAAAATTACCAGAAATATTCGGCGCACTTTGGATTTAGATGTTATTTGGCAAAAAACAGTTGACAGTTTGGGGAAAGCGCTACGGCTAGAGCGGTGCATTATCTGTCCTTACCAGCCTTCTAGTTCTAGAGTCCGGGTAATAGCAGAGTATCATCAGCCAGAGAGAGCTTCGATGCTTGGCTTAGAAATAGATGTCACTTCTGAGCCAGCCTTTGCTGAGGCATTGGAAACTCTAGAACCCATCGTTATGGAAGTGTCGGGGTATAATCTGTGTCACCAGCACAAAGTCTTAGTAGTGGCTACTTGCTATCAAGACCAAGCCAACGGATTGATTGCCATCAGTCTCAGGGATGAAATTGACCCGTTGACAGATGCAGAACTAGAACTAGCAAAAGAGTTTGCGGATCAGTTGGGTACAGCGATCGCTCATGCTACTTTATATAAAGAATTAGAAGCCGCCCGTCAAAAAGCCGAAGCCGCCTCCCGGCTCAAAAGCGAATTTTTAGCGAATGTATCCCATGAAATTCGCACTCCCCTCAACGGCATGATCGGATTTTTGAAGCTGATTTTGGAAGGTATGGCAGATGATCCTGAAGAACAACATCAGTTCATCTGGGAAGCCCATCATCTATCAATACATCTACTGAATATTATCAACGATATCTTAGATATAGCCAAAATCGAAGCCGGCAAAATGGAGCTAGTTTGCTCTCCAGTCAAGCTTGATGAGCTATTTGAAGATGTGGAAAATTTTCTGCGTCCCCTAGCCGAGTCCAGAAACCTCAGCTTTCGGATTGATAAGCTTCCCACCTCGGATGAAATTATTGTCCAAGGGAATTACCAGCGGTTGTTACAAGTTATGCTGAATTTGGCGAACAATGCGATCAAATTCACCCACGAAGGCGGCATCACCGTCAGCGCTGATTTAGTCTTAAAGAAGGCGCAATTTCAAGATCAGCAATTCCCAGGGATGGTGAGAGTCCGAGTCGCCGACACGGGTATCGGTGTTTCCCTGGACAAACAAGACAAACTATTTCAATTATTCTCTCAGGTAGATGGTTCCCGGACTCGGCAGTACGGCGGTACAGGTTTGGGACTGGCCATATCCCAGAAGCTGATAGAAGCTATGGGCGGTGAAGTACATTTTTACAGTCTCGGCGAAGGACTTGGTTCCACAGTCACATTCACAGTGCCTCTGTATCAACAACCAGTCTTAGTTTCTGCTAATGATCTTGATTGA